TTGACGAGGCTGGGCTAGACTCACCGCCACTGTTCTTGTCTCCTGTAGACGAGCTAGATTTCGCAGACGACGAATCGTTCTTTTCCTTAGCCGAGGACGACGCAGCAGTCTTTTTCGAAGACGACGAAACATCGCAATCATCGTCATCGCATTCGCAGTTTTCGTCGTCTACTCCGCAAGACGCCGAGGCGTCGTTCTTGTGCACGTAACCCGAACTGCTGTCGTCGTCACCGCAGGCGACGAAGGAGAAAGCCAACATGGCGCACAGGGCCGCTGGGAGGGCAAATGGTAGCAATCGTTTCATTTGTTCACTCCAAAGAGATAAACTAAAAATAAGTTGGTGGTTATGGAAATTTCACTTTACATTGAAACAAAAAAAAGCGACGTCTAGTAAAGTTGTCGCTTCGCTTGTCTTGAATCAATTAAGCCTTCTTCGGCTTTTCGGCAGGGGCGGCAGCCTGCATGCCGATGTCAATCTTTCCGAATTTCGCTTCGTAGGCATTCAAGGTGGCCCCAAGCATGATGGCGAGGCGCTTGGCCGTGTACGGGGTCATCACCACGCGCTCGGCTATTTCCACGTTCACCTTGCCCTGGTTCATGTTCCAGGCCTGATTCAAGCCCAGAAGCATCATGATTTCTTCACGGCCGCCCACGACGTTCGTTGCGTTCACGTAAAGGCTTTTCATGTTGCCGTCGTTCCAGACAACTTCTGGAAGGGAGTTGGCTGCTTTATTTTCTTTTTTTTCGTTCATGAGAATAGCTCCAAATAAAATGGCTATGTTCTACTAATGTGTAGGACGGCCATTTTATGTTGAATTTGCTGAAAAAATACTAAAAAATGGTCTAATCCAACAAAAATTAGGTTAGACCAAGTATCTAAGATACAGTTTTTAGGTAGGTAAATCTCAGTTTCTAATAGGGTGTGATTTTTAGATAGTTATATTACATCTACACTTTGAAAGAACATAGCCAAACGGAA
This Fibrobacter sp. DNA region includes the following protein-coding sequences:
- a CDS encoding DUF3467 domain-containing protein, whose amino-acid sequence is MNEKKENKAANSLPEVVWNDGNMKSLYVNATNVVGGREEIMMLLGLNQAWNMNQGKVNVEIAERVVMTPYTAKRLAIMLGATLNAYEAKFGKIDIGMQAAAPAEKPKKA